The proteins below are encoded in one region of Gemmatimonadota bacterium:
- a CDS encoding ATP-binding protein, with the protein MSNTLNTHLNLEAHFQTALQHARGAAPGSGDYKKAVEHLEYILSVDAQGEEMDRVCFLLGSLLDDFPENASRAIAVYRRGLEADPLFAPGHNNLGVLLMQNGQILSALGEFKIAVHLEPDYMLPYRNLARLLFQHMSPAQMEREYASITEEFGVRASSILARLSLELIDLGRAQVYESLYTHGHRIKNLMGLSGSRMRRAIRNLPPNSDGLDDLKDIAHEQEHIYNQWVAYLRSMKQDTMNPALVDVPQLIEKMTHRLSARAGDKELIFAAEPHVPQVKADAGMLSEAVTNLTLNAIEAVEDNGVVRVQVGADTERSSVYIEVEDNGPGIPENLQTRIFDPGFSTRERGNGYGLSICSRIAAAHRGTLRVISRPGAGAVFRIDLPVDFEVSTQQDSIGLQHSVPDTSRDPIAEEFIQ; encoded by the coding sequence ATGTCCAACACCCTGAACACACACCTCAATCTGGAAGCCCATTTCCAAACGGCCCTGCAACACGCACGCGGGGCAGCGCCAGGCTCGGGCGACTACAAAAAAGCGGTTGAACACCTCGAATACATTTTGTCTGTCGATGCCCAGGGCGAAGAAATGGACCGCGTCTGTTTTTTGTTGGGCAGCCTGCTCGATGACTTTCCTGAAAACGCATCGCGAGCCATTGCCGTTTACCGCCGGGGTTTGGAAGCCGATCCCCTCTTTGCGCCCGGGCATAATAATCTGGGCGTTTTGCTCATGCAAAATGGGCAAATCCTATCGGCCCTTGGCGAATTTAAAATCGCCGTACACCTCGAACCCGATTACATGCTACCCTATCGCAACCTCGCCCGCTTGCTCTTTCAACACATGAGCCCGGCACAAATGGAACGAGAATACGCAAGCATCACCGAAGAATTTGGCGTCAGGGCATCGAGCATTCTCGCCCGCCTATCTCTCGAACTCATAGACCTTGGACGCGCACAAGTCTATGAAAGCCTCTACACGCACGGCCATCGCATCAAAAATTTGATGGGTCTCTCCGGCAGCCGAATGCGCCGCGCCATACGCAATTTACCGCCAAATTCCGATGGCCTGGATGACCTGAAAGACATCGCACACGAACAAGAACACATCTACAACCAATGGGTTGCCTACTTGCGGTCTATGAAACAAGACACGATGAACCCCGCGCTGGTCGATGTGCCTCAACTCATTGAAAAAATGACCCACAGACTCTCTGCACGAGCAGGGGACAAAGAACTCATCTTTGCTGCAGAACCTCATGTGCCTCAGGTAAAAGCGGACGCTGGCATGTTATCTGAAGCCGTGACAAACCTGACCCTCAACGCCATCGAAGCCGTTGAAGATAATGGCGTGGTGAGAGTACAGGTCGGCGCCGATACAGAACGCAGTTCGGTATATATTGAAGTGGAAGACAATGGCCCCGGCATTCCGGAAAATTTGCAAACCCGCATATTTGATCCCGGATTTTCAACGCGAGAACGGGGCAATGGCTATGGGCTGAGTATATGCTCTCGCATTGCAGCGGCACACCGAGGCACGTTGCGCGTGATCAGCCGCCCCGGTGCAGGCGCGGTTTTTCGCATTGACCTGCCCGTCGATTTTGAAGTCTCAACACAACAAGATAGCATTGGCCTGCAACACAGCGTACCCGATACCTCGCGCGATCCAATAGCTGAAGAATTTATTCAATAA
- a CDS encoding RNA polymerase sigma factor has translation MKTQDQNLIRASLSGDRRAFETLYHKYQSQIYGTLAQRISDRDTIDDLMQDTFFRAYRSLHTFKGQAAFSTWLTQIALNVYRSHLRSQQVRQNWVYQTEDPEVVHNVIRDLIPGALPDQIVEKRERIQLVHKSIQNLPERYRKAMWLRYVMDWSYEEITQALRVPLGTVKTWLCRARRQLKSEFRKLGLQPG, from the coding sequence GTGAAAACACAGGATCAAAACCTGATTCGCGCATCCCTCTCGGGCGACCGCCGGGCATTTGAAACGCTCTACCACAAATATCAAAGTCAGATCTACGGCACCCTCGCACAGCGCATCTCGGACCGCGACACCATTGACGACCTGATGCAAGACACATTTTTCCGCGCCTATCGCTCGCTCCACACATTCAAAGGCCAGGCAGCATTTTCGACCTGGCTCACGCAAATTGCCCTCAACGTCTATCGCTCGCACCTGCGCTCGCAGCAAGTCCGGCAAAACTGGGTCTATCAAACCGAAGACCCCGAAGTCGTACACAACGTCATCCGCGACCTCATACCCGGCGCGCTACCAGACCAAATAGTCGAAAAACGCGAACGCATACAATTGGTCCACAAAAGCATACAAAACTTGCCCGAACGCTATCGCAAAGCCATGTGGCTGCGCTACGTCATGGACTGGTCCTACGAAGAAATCACACAGGCGCTTCGCGTTCCACTCGGAACCGTAAAAACCTGGCTGTGCCGCGCTCGTCGCCAGCTCAAAAGCGAATTTCGCAAACTCGGTTTACAGCCCGGATGA
- a CDS encoding LysM peptidoglycan-binding domain-containing protein: protein MLRYIRVSLLACFLLSCAAHAPALTETYVVQRGDSLWEIADQFSMSVTELKRSNGLKSHHIYPGQRLFIRSQRLPTRSTSRVEYVVRRGDSLSKIAARFSMSVTELKRINGLRSNNIYPGQRLRTRVSAVLPSRTVQPSRFRPSPDYVEMDYVVRRGDSLSKIAAQYSMSLTELKRSNGIRSDRIYVGQRLKIRTRLKKITVDNGPYYFYRPKAAVQRSRGYREVPPRKPIEDYRSARNLMGVFNASISSDMRRDSRSQPLKGWRIVLDPGHGGRDPGAIVSNLDGNNRSVYVVEDEFVYDIALRLYQKLRLAGAEVEMTVISPNHLIRENNPPARTFVHEQNEVYNDASANRRNSFSVRPGLDNIVQRVKIANRFFARRGKTLFISLHADNTPNRPKGPLVIYWSRRGKIDSRSRSFARIMERALDLPDVPAQIGGRNLAVLRGNLAQAEILVEIRNVHDKGEAWALRSHKMRDFDAGRIFRGILNYAKGY from the coding sequence ATGCTTCGATATATCCGAGTGTCTTTATTGGCCTGCTTCCTTTTGTCGTGTGCGGCACATGCGCCTGCTTTAACAGAGACTTATGTGGTGCAAAGAGGGGATTCTCTGTGGGAAATTGCCGATCAGTTTTCCATGAGTGTGACCGAACTCAAGCGGAGCAATGGGTTAAAGTCGCATCACATTTACCCGGGACAAAGACTGTTCATTCGCTCACAAAGGCTTCCCACGCGCTCCACCAGTAGGGTAGAATACGTGGTGAGAAGGGGAGATTCGCTTTCTAAAATCGCCGCGCGGTTTTCTATGAGTGTGACGGAATTGAAGCGTATCAATGGTTTGAGGTCGAATAATATTTATCCCGGACAAAGGCTTCGCACACGCGTTTCTGCAGTGCTACCGTCTCGCACAGTGCAACCGTCTCGCTTCCGTCCATCTCCCGACTATGTGGAAATGGACTATGTGGTGAGAAGGGGAGATTCGCTTTCTAAAATCGCCGCGCAATATTCTATGAGCCTGACCGAACTGAAGCGGAGCAATGGCATCCGGTCGGATCGCATTTATGTGGGGCAGAGGTTAAAGATACGGACCCGGTTAAAGAAGATCACTGTGGATAATGGTCCGTATTATTTTTATCGTCCCAAAGCCGCTGTGCAACGCAGCCGGGGATATCGGGAAGTGCCCCCCAGAAAGCCGATTGAAGATTACAGGAGTGCCCGAAATTTGATGGGTGTGTTCAATGCAAGTATTAGTTCTGATATGCGTCGAGATAGCAGGTCACAGCCTTTAAAAGGCTGGCGCATTGTGCTCGATCCGGGGCACGGTGGACGCGATCCGGGTGCTATTGTTTCCAATTTAGATGGCAATAATCGTTCGGTTTATGTGGTTGAAGACGAATTTGTCTATGATATTGCGTTGCGTTTGTACCAAAAACTGAGGCTTGCAGGTGCCGAGGTGGAGATGACGGTGATTAGTCCAAATCATCTCATTCGGGAAAATAATCCGCCTGCGAGGACGTTTGTACACGAGCAAAACGAAGTCTATAACGACGCAAGTGCCAATAGAAGAAATAGTTTTTCAGTGCGTCCGGGGCTTGACAATATTGTGCAAAGAGTAAAAATAGCCAACCGTTTCTTTGCAAGGCGGGGGAAGACTCTGTTTATATCGTTGCATGCAGATAACACGCCCAATCGTCCAAAGGGTCCGCTGGTGATTTATTGGAGCAGGCGCGGGAAGATCGATTCTCGGTCCCGGTCATTTGCGCGGATTATGGAAAGGGCACTCGATCTGCCAGATGTGCCCGCACAAATTGGTGGGCGCAATCTGGCGGTGTTGCGGGGCAATCTGGCGCAGGCAGAAATTCTGGTGGAGATACGCAATGTACACGATAAGGGCGAAGCCTGGGCGTTGCGGTCTCACAAGATGCGAGACTTCGATGCGGGTCGCATTTTTCGCGGTATATTAAATTACGCGAAGGGGTATTAG
- the thiL gene encoding thiamine-phosphate kinase, translating to MDRFKDIGEFGFIDRIAAHAQRSRVLCGIGDDCAVMATGQERVRLVTVDAMVEGIHFVPQAPPEGVGYKLLAASLSDVAAMGGIPMDAVVAVSASGDCDVGYVERIYNGLFACADRFDVAVVGGDTTRTSGALVLSLTLTGEMARDQVCYRSGAQVGDAVYVSGTLGDAAGGLEVVLGDVDLPGKVRTALLQRHYRPEPRLDLGQALAETGAVTAMIDVSDGLASDLSHVCRQSGVAAVIRAATIPMSRAFIKFCEVRGKEKLDLALTGGEDFELLFSVSHTQVHKVEALAKQYPICRIGEIVAGDGGVMIEDEDGKRVLLEPLGYDHFGG from the coding sequence ATGGATCGGTTTAAGGATATAGGGGAGTTCGGTTTTATTGATCGCATTGCCGCGCACGCACAGCGCAGTCGGGTTCTGTGTGGGATTGGAGATGATTGCGCTGTTATGGCTACCGGGCAGGAGCGCGTGCGATTGGTGACGGTTGATGCGATGGTTGAGGGCATACACTTTGTGCCGCAGGCACCGCCAGAAGGTGTGGGGTACAAATTACTGGCTGCGAGTTTGTCCGATGTGGCTGCTATGGGTGGAATACCGATGGATGCGGTTGTGGCGGTTAGTGCGTCGGGTGATTGTGATGTGGGTTATGTGGAGCGAATTTACAACGGGCTTTTTGCCTGTGCAGATCGGTTTGATGTGGCTGTTGTAGGGGGTGATACAACGCGCACGTCTGGTGCGCTGGTTCTGAGTTTGACGCTTACGGGTGAGATGGCGCGAGATCAGGTGTGTTATCGGTCTGGCGCACAGGTGGGTGATGCGGTCTATGTATCGGGGACGTTGGGCGATGCTGCGGGTGGCCTGGAGGTGGTATTGGGCGATGTCGATCTGCCGGGCAAGGTGCGAACCGCGTTGTTACAAAGGCATTATAGACCCGAGCCGCGGTTGGATTTGGGGCAGGCATTGGCGGAGACAGGTGCGGTGACAGCGATGATTGATGTGTCGGATGGATTGGCTTCGGATTTGAGCCATGTTTGCCGGCAAAGTGGTGTGGCGGCTGTGATTCGGGCAGCGACGATTCCCATGTCGCGGGCGTTTATAAAATTTTGTGAAGTACGCGGTAAAGAAAAATTGGATCTTGCTCTCACTGGAGGAGAAGATTTCGAGTTGCTATTTTCCGTGTCTCACACACAGGTCCATAAGGTCGAAGCACTGGCAAAACAGTATCCGATTTGTCGCATTGGCGAGATTGTGGCTGGCGATGGTGGTGTGATGATAGAAGATGAGGATGGAAAGCGCGTGCTATTGGAGCCGTTGGGGTATGATCACTTTGGGGGCTAA
- a CDS encoding aminopeptidase, which translates to MQDPRLEKLADVLIRHSTKLQAGETVLIQGYDMPEDMIIALIRKVREVGGIPLISIKNNRIQRELIHAGDIATMQQAGDYEAFRMKRVQAYIGLRGSRNISELSDVSSTAMDIYEKHWLKPVHFAIRVPHTKWVVLRWPTPSMAQQAQQSTEAFEDFYFDVCTLDYGKMAEAVTPLKKRMEQTDRVRITGVDTDLSFSIKNIPVRPCTGLRNIPDGECFTAPVKYSVNGHIHFNVPTIYRGTTFSDIKLTFQAGKIIDATSNNTAKLNDILNTDKGARYIGEFAIAFNPYITSPMLDILFDEKISGSFHFTPGNAYPDDADNGNRSAVHWDMVFIQTPEYGGGEIYFDDECIRKDGRFVVEDLKGLNPENLK; encoded by the coding sequence ATGCAAGATCCCCGACTTGAAAAACTCGCCGATGTCTTAATTCGCCATTCCACAAAATTACAAGCGGGCGAAACCGTCCTCATCCAGGGCTACGACATGCCCGAAGACATGATCATTGCACTCATTCGCAAAGTGCGCGAAGTTGGCGGTATTCCCCTAATATCCATAAAAAATAACCGCATCCAACGCGAACTCATCCATGCAGGCGATATCGCCACCATGCAACAAGCAGGCGATTATGAAGCCTTCCGAATGAAGCGCGTACAGGCCTATATCGGTCTGCGCGGCAGCCGCAACATCTCAGAATTATCAGACGTATCCAGCACTGCGATGGATATATACGAAAAACACTGGCTCAAACCCGTGCATTTTGCCATCCGCGTACCGCACACCAAATGGGTGGTCTTGCGATGGCCCACGCCTTCTATGGCGCAACAGGCGCAACAAAGTACTGAAGCTTTTGAAGATTTTTATTTCGACGTCTGCACGCTCGACTATGGCAAAATGGCCGAAGCGGTTACACCCCTTAAAAAACGCATGGAACAAACTGACCGCGTGCGCATCACAGGAGTCGATACCGATCTATCCTTTAGCATCAAAAACATACCGGTCAGACCCTGTACGGGACTTCGCAACATCCCCGATGGCGAGTGTTTCACCGCACCGGTTAAATACTCCGTAAACGGTCACATCCATTTCAACGTCCCCACCATCTATCGCGGTACGACATTTTCAGATATCAAACTGACCTTTCAAGCGGGCAAAATCATCGACGCGACCTCGAATAATACTGCCAAACTCAACGATATTCTCAACACCGATAAAGGCGCGCGTTATATCGGTGAATTTGCCATCGCATTCAACCCCTACATCACATCGCCTATGCTCGATATTCTCTTCGACGAAAAAATATCGGGATCATTCCACTTTACACCCGGAAACGCCTATCCCGATGACGCCGACAACGGCAACCGCTCTGCCGTACACTGGGACATGGTCTTTATCCAAACCCCCGAATACGGCGGTGGAGAGATCTACTTCGACGACGAATGCATACGCAAAGACGGGCGTTTTGTCGTAGAGGACCTCAAAGGGCTAAACCCCGAAAACCTCAAATAA
- a CDS encoding PspA/IM30 family protein, protein MARGIFYRMADIVKANVNDLITRAEDPEKMIRQMILEMEEAVNKATASVGTAVANEKRLERQYLEKQDQIEAWQKKAEMAVEAGEDDLARRALERKAANQEATHDLEVALEESRKTSSQLKQQLTQLKAKLDEARTRQGTLIARRRAAEARRQIARGLSGVGEDAFSSFERFRQRIESEEAEAEAHQEMASADPSLEEEFSKLERKSTVEDELSALKKKMGQKDA, encoded by the coding sequence ATGGCACGCGGAATTTTTTACAGAATGGCCGACATCGTCAAAGCCAACGTCAACGACCTGATTACCCGCGCAGAAGACCCGGAAAAAATGATCCGCCAGATGATTCTGGAAATGGAAGAAGCCGTCAACAAAGCCACAGCCTCGGTCGGCACGGCTGTCGCCAATGAAAAACGTCTGGAAAGACAATATCTCGAAAAACAAGATCAAATCGAAGCATGGCAAAAAAAAGCTGAAATGGCCGTTGAAGCCGGCGAAGACGACCTTGCCCGCCGCGCCCTCGAGCGCAAAGCTGCAAATCAGGAAGCCACGCACGACCTCGAAGTAGCCCTCGAAGAAAGCCGTAAAACCTCGTCCCAACTCAAACAGCAACTCACCCAACTCAAAGCCAAACTCGACGAAGCCCGTACCCGCCAGGGCACCCTGATTGCCCGACGTCGTGCGGCCGAAGCCCGCAGGCAAATCGCCAGAGGCCTCTCGGGAGTGGGTGAAGACGCTTTTTCGAGCTTTGAACGATTCCGCCAGCGCATTGAGTCCGAAGAAGCAGAAGCAGAAGCCCATCAAGAAATGGCGAGTGCCGATCCCTCTCTGGAAGAAGAATTTTCCAAACTCGAGCGCAAAAGCACAGTAGAAGACGAACTCAGTGCACTGAAAAAGAAAATGGGACAAAAAGATGCGTGA
- the hisA gene encoding phosphoribosylformimino-5-aminoimidazole carboxamide ribotide isomerase has protein sequence MKFRPCIDLKDGRVVQIVGGTLRDGDAQHTVTNFETERSPADYARLYREDGFWGGHVIALGPGNEAAALEALEAFPGGLHMGGGITPHNAENFLHAGASHVIVTSYVFRDGQIDMRRLDEMIQAVGRERLVLDLSCRKRGDDYVVVTDRWQRFTDVTVGEETLSALADYCAEFLVHGVDVEGKRAGVEEPLVEILGKWSPVPVTYAGGVRGLSDLHRVNALGQGRVDLTIGSALDIFGGDVAYRDVVAWARRKA, from the coding sequence ATGAAATTCAGACCGTGTATTGATTTGAAAGATGGTCGGGTTGTACAAATCGTGGGGGGCACGTTGCGCGATGGGGATGCCCAGCACACGGTGACGAATTTTGAGACCGAACGCTCTCCTGCGGATTATGCACGGCTGTATCGCGAGGACGGATTTTGGGGCGGCCATGTAATTGCACTTGGGCCGGGCAATGAAGCGGCGGCGTTGGAGGCTCTGGAGGCATTTCCCGGAGGGTTGCACATGGGCGGGGGTATCACGCCGCACAATGCGGAAAATTTTTTGCACGCAGGTGCAAGCCATGTGATTGTGACGTCTTATGTTTTTCGCGATGGGCAAATTGATATGAGGCGATTGGATGAGATGATACAGGCTGTGGGTAGAGAGCGTCTGGTTCTGGATTTGAGTTGTCGAAAGCGCGGTGATGATTATGTGGTTGTAACGGATCGCTGGCAAAGATTTACGGATGTGACAGTGGGCGAGGAGACTTTGAGTGCGTTGGCCGATTATTGTGCTGAGTTTTTGGTACACGGGGTTGATGTAGAGGGCAAACGCGCAGGTGTAGAAGAACCTCTGGTGGAAATATTGGGCAAGTGGTCACCCGTGCCGGTAACTTATGCAGGTGGGGTGCGAGGGCTATCGGATTTGCACCGCGTCAATGCGCTGGGCCAGGGGCGGGTAGATCTGACTATTGGCAGTGCACTGGATATTTTTGGAGGCGATGTGGCGTATCGCGATGTTGTGGCATGGGCGAGAAGGAAGGCGTGA
- a CDS encoding SPFH domain-containing protein — protein MPTEFILTVLLSAVVLLLFLTFISRYKRCPSNKILVIYGKTGGGTAAKCVHGGAAFVLPLLQDYEYLDLEPFVVPIDLDNALSQENIRVSVPTTVTAAISNQPGVMQNAAIRLLGLSRDQIQSQAQDIILGQMRAVIATMQIEEINQDRQAFMTKVNDAVSTEMEKIGLAVINVNIKDLDDESGYIKAIGQKAAAEAVNQASIDVAEQERHGQVGVAERARDRRRDVAAADSEAEVGEAEAARNRRRQVAALESEAEIGESEAARDRRRQVAALESEAEIGEAQAGRDKRQNVAALEAEAVQSETEAEAKTAGYRAGQRVAEEEARRKSEEATKATDGAIRVAQETAEKAAEEARALREEARLRAEIVVQAEAEKQRQVVQAEAEKEQRRLIAEGEAAAILAQKQAEAEGTQAILNAKAEGYRQLVEACGSNDQAAAAFLIIERLTEVANIQAEAISNLPIDKVMVWDSGNGESGMSNLGQRLMGALPPMHDLARLAGLELPEFLGKMNGEQTPGENGKSDTSE, from the coding sequence ATGCCCACCGAATTCATTCTCACCGTACTCCTATCAGCCGTTGTATTATTGCTGTTCCTCACATTCATCTCGCGTTACAAACGCTGTCCATCCAACAAAATTCTCGTCATCTACGGCAAAACAGGGGGTGGCACAGCTGCAAAATGTGTACACGGTGGTGCAGCTTTTGTCCTGCCCCTATTGCAGGACTACGAGTACCTCGACCTCGAACCCTTTGTCGTCCCCATCGACCTGGACAACGCGCTATCACAAGAAAACATCCGCGTATCTGTGCCCACCACAGTCACAGCAGCTATCTCCAATCAGCCCGGCGTTATGCAAAACGCGGCCATCCGCCTCCTGGGCCTGTCCCGCGATCAAATTCAGAGCCAGGCACAGGACATCATCCTCGGCCAGATGCGCGCGGTCATTGCAACCATGCAAATCGAAGAAATCAATCAGGACCGACAGGCATTCATGACCAAAGTAAATGACGCCGTCTCCACTGAAATGGAAAAAATTGGTCTGGCAGTTATCAACGTCAACATCAAAGACCTCGACGACGAAAGCGGCTACATCAAAGCCATCGGCCAAAAAGCAGCCGCTGAAGCCGTGAATCAGGCATCTATCGACGTGGCCGAACAAGAACGACACGGACAGGTCGGCGTGGCCGAACGCGCACGCGATCGGCGTCGGGATGTCGCCGCAGCTGATTCAGAGGCCGAAGTTGGCGAAGCCGAAGCTGCGCGAAACAGACGACGACAGGTCGCAGCACTCGAATCAGAAGCAGAAATCGGTGAATCAGAAGCCGCGAGAGACAGACGACGACAGGTCGCAGCACTCGAATCAGAAGCAGAAATTGGCGAAGCACAGGCCGGGCGGGACAAACGTCAGAATGTCGCGGCTCTCGAAGCAGAAGCCGTACAATCAGAAACAGAAGCAGAAGCAAAAACAGCGGGCTATCGCGCGGGACAACGCGTTGCAGAAGAAGAAGCGCGTAGAAAATCAGAAGAAGCGACCAAAGCCACTGACGGCGCCATTCGCGTCGCGCAGGAAACCGCTGAAAAAGCAGCCGAAGAAGCCCGAGCACTGCGCGAAGAAGCGCGCCTGCGTGCAGAAATCGTCGTTCAGGCAGAAGCCGAAAAACAACGCCAGGTCGTTCAGGCAGAAGCCGAAAAAGAACAGCGACGGCTTATTGCCGAAGGTGAAGCCGCTGCCATTCTCGCGCAAAAACAGGCTGAAGCCGAAGGGACTCAGGCCATTCTCAATGCCAAAGCCGAAGGATACAGACAACTCGTCGAAGCCTGTGGCAGCAACGACCAAGCAGCAGCGGCCTTCCTGATCATCGAACGCCTCACCGAAGTCGCCAATATTCAGGCAGAAGCCATTAGCAACTTACCCATCGACAAAGTAATGGTCTGGGACAGCGGCAATGGCGAGAGTGGCATGTCCAACCTGGGACAACGCCTCATGGGTGCGCTACCTCCCATGCACGATCTGGCGCGTCTGGCAGGGCTTGAATTGCCCGAATTTTTGGGCAAAATGAACGGCGAGCAAACACCCGGAGAAAACGGCAAATCCGATACATCAGAGTAA
- a CDS encoding heavy metal translocating P-type ATPase: MTKIEHPMQTLTLSIKGMSCAACVARVEDALKTISGVADAQVNFATHQATVHHKAVLIDTLVNTVSNAGYEASPHISEDAEQIERTIEYRKLRYLFTVAAILSALIMTTGMTRTLWGANIPSHHIHILLFALATPVQFFCGWRFLKGAWAALRHRTADMNSLIAAGTLAAYFYSTAVTFAPLGTQNIQTYFDTSAMIITLVLLGRLLETRARGQTSSAIRKLLDLRPKTAHVVRNGGDVETPIEHIQVGDCIRVRPGENIPVDGLIQNGQSTIDESMLTGESLPVDKQQGDKVTGGTRNTTGSFIFQATQIGADTVLSQIIDLVRQAQGSRAPIQNLADRVARIFVPIIFAIALLTCALWWILGSGIETALINAVVVLIIACPCAMGLATPTAIAVGTGRGAQLGILIKGGDVLENAHRLNAIVLDKTGTLTEGKPTVTDIIPAENYHRDHILKLAASAEKGSEHPLGEAIVRAAQEANLSLHSTTDFEAIPGVGIAATIDGQRVAIGTPRAISDRAKYPVEKLEAEGKTAVFVTINDQPAGLIAISDNLKADAAQAVRDLQHLSLEVSLVTGDNARTAKAIGQQLSIDQVFAEVLPQDKAHKIAQLQKKDINVGMVGDGINDAPALAQANVGIALSSGTDIAIESAGMILMSGNLSAIATSIRLSRQTMRVIRQNLFWAFAYNTLLIPVAALGLLNPLGGPMLAAAAMALSSVSVVTNALRLKRFCP, from the coding sequence ATGACAAAAATCGAACACCCCATGCAAACCCTGACCCTCTCCATCAAAGGCATGAGTTGCGCTGCATGTGTGGCACGGGTTGAAGATGCCCTCAAAACCATTTCCGGCGTCGCAGATGCCCAGGTCAACTTTGCCACCCATCAGGCCACGGTCCACCACAAAGCCGTCCTTATAGACACACTCGTGAATACCGTCTCCAATGCCGGTTACGAAGCCTCCCCTCACATTTCCGAAGACGCCGAACAAATCGAACGCACAATCGAATATCGCAAATTGCGTTACCTATTCACAGTCGCCGCGATCCTCTCCGCACTCATCATGACAACTGGCATGACCCGCACTCTGTGGGGCGCAAACATCCCCTCCCATCACATTCACATATTGCTCTTTGCATTGGCCACACCGGTACAATTCTTCTGTGGTTGGCGCTTTCTCAAAGGGGCATGGGCTGCACTGCGCCATCGCACAGCCGACATGAACAGCCTGATAGCTGCGGGAACCCTCGCTGCTTACTTTTACAGCACCGCGGTAACCTTTGCCCCACTCGGCACGCAGAACATCCAGACCTACTTCGACACCTCTGCCATGATCATTACACTCGTCCTGCTCGGTCGTCTGCTCGAAACGCGCGCCAGGGGCCAAACATCCTCCGCCATCCGAAAACTCCTCGACCTGCGCCCCAAAACCGCCCATGTCGTTCGCAACGGTGGGGATGTTGAAACACCCATTGAACACATCCAGGTCGGCGATTGCATTCGCGTTCGGCCCGGTGAAAACATCCCGGTTGATGGCCTCATACAAAACGGGCAATCCACAATTGACGAATCCATGCTCACGGGCGAATCCCTACCCGTTGACAAACAACAAGGCGACAAAGTCACAGGCGGCACGCGCAACACAACCGGCAGTTTTATCTTCCAGGCAACACAGATCGGCGCCGATACAGTCTTGTCTCAAATCATTGACCTCGTGCGCCAGGCACAGGGATCCAGAGCACCCATACAAAACCTCGCCGACCGCGTCGCTCGCATCTTTGTCCCAATAATCTTCGCCATCGCCCTGCTGACCTGTGCCCTGTGGTGGATTTTGGGATCTGGGATCGAAACCGCCCTCATCAACGCCGTGGTCGTCCTCATCATCGCCTGCCCCTGTGCGATGGGATTGGCTACCCCCACTGCCATCGCGGTCGGCACAGGCCGGGGAGCGCAACTCGGCATCCTCATAAAAGGAGGCGATGTGCTCGAAAATGCACACCGCCTCAATGCCATTGTCCTGGACAAAACAGGCACGCTAACAGAGGGCAAACCCACTGTCACCGATATTATCCCCGCAGAAAATTATCACCGCGATCACATACTCAAACTCGCAGCCTCTGCAGAAAAAGGATCGGAACACCCCCTCGGCGAAGCCATTGTTCGCGCCGCACAAGAAGCCAACCTCTCCCTGCATTCAACCACAGATTTTGAAGCCATACCCGGCGTTGGCATTGCCGCTACAATTGACGGACAACGCGTCGCAATCGGCACCCCACGCGCCATATCTGACCGCGCAAAATATCCAGTTGAAAAACTCGAAGCCGAGGGCAAAACCGCCGTATTCGTCACCATTAATGACCAACCCGCGGGTCTCATCGCCATTTCAGACAATTTGAAAGCCGACGCCGCGCAAGCAGTTCGTGACCTCCAGCATCTGAGCCTTGAAGTCTCCCTCGTGACAGGCGACAATGCGCGCACGGCCAAAGCCATTGGGCAACAGCTCAGCATCGATCAGGTCTTTGCCGAAGTTCTGCCCCAGGACAAAGCTCACAAAATCGCGCAACTCCAGAAAAAAGATATAAACGTGGGCATGGTTGGCGACGGCATAAACGACGCACCCGCACTCGCCCAAGCCAACGTCGGCATCGCCCTGAGTTCGGGCACGGACATTGCCATAGAAAGTGCGGGCATGATCCTCATGTCGGGCAACCTGTCGGCCATAGCCACATCTATTCGGCTATCGCGGCAGACCATGCGCGTCATTCGCCAAAATCTCTTCTGGGCATTTGCCTACAACACCCTGCTCATTCCCGTTGCGGCGCTGGGCTTGCTCAATCCTCTGGGCGGTCCCATGCTCGCCGCAGCTGCTATGGCCCTCTCTTCTGTCTCCGTTGTCACCAATGCCCTGCGCTTAAAGCGATTTTGCCCGTAA